ACACCATAGGCCCTGTGCTCAATGCCTACATCGGCGCTGGTATGGGTGATGTTGTACTGATGGCTCTAGGCGGTACAGCACTGTCCTTTATGGCGGCATCAGCATACGCACTAACGACTAAGCGTGACCTATCTATGATGGGCGGCCTAATGCTGTCGCTGTTCGTTGTTCTTGTTGTCGGTATGATTGCGAGCTTCTTCATTCAGTCAACCATCCTACATCTAGCACTGAGCAGCCTGTTTATTGTCTTCTCAACCATGGCGATTCTGATGACCACACAAGGCATCATTCGCGGTGGCGAAACGAACTACATTTCAGCGACCATTACGCTGTATGTGTCTATCTACAACATCTTCATCAGCCTACTGAGTATTCTAGGCATTATGAACGACGACTAATTTGTCATAGACATCTCGCTATTCCTAAGCCCGAAAGCTAACCCTTTCGGGCTTTTTCTTGCTATCTTATTCAATCAAGGTATGCTGCGTTACCCTATCGAACTTCACAATATTTAGGATCGTAAAATGTTTGAATACAACGGCAAACAAATCGAAACTGACGCTCAAGGTTATCTACTTAACCACACAGACTGGGAAGAAGGGATGATTTCGATACTCGCAGAGCAAGAAGGTATCGAGTTGACCGATGCGCACCTCGAGGTTGTGCACTTTGTGAGAGACTTTTATGAGGAGTTCAATACATCACCGGCCGTTCGGATGTTGGTTAAAGCGATGGAGAAAGCTCATGGCCCAGAGAAGGGAAACAGCAAGTATCTATTTAAGCTGTTCAAGCAAGGCCCAGCTAAGCAAGCCACAAAGCTTGCAGGATTACCAAAACCAGCTAAGTGTCTGTAATACAATCTAAAGTATCTTGAAGCCTTTATAAGGTTTATAGCTAATGGGCTCACGAACTACGGAATCAACGTGCGAGGTTCGTGACCCCTGCTCCAGCCAGGTAGAAAGCCGGTCAATTTTTGATTGCTGACCGCAAGCGACAACCTCGACATCTCCGTTAGCAAGATTCATTGCGTACCCTTCCAATCCGAGCTGCATAGCTTGGTGAGCGGTATGATAGCGAAAGCCTACCCCTTGAACGACGCCTGATACTGTGAACTTTTCACAACTTTGTTCCATTAGACTTACCTCAATTAATCTGCCGATGATATATTGATGAAGTTCGACACTGTCCCATAATGAAAGGATGGGACGCCTAACTGGATATAATAATTATGAAAGAAATACCCTTCCGCTGGATTGACAAATATCTCATTCATCTAAAAATTCAAGAGAAATTCTACTTACTTTTCCTGCTCCCCGTTATTGCTCTTATCGTTTTGACTCTTGTTCTAGATAACACTGCTGATCAAATGCTGGCGTTACTTTACCAAGAAGAGCTGGGTTTGATGCGAGATCTGATCGAAGCAGGAAACCTGTCTAAAGATCAAGTGGCTGCAATCATCAATAGTTCAGACTCCGTGTCATTTGGCTCAGGTGCCGGCGCAATGAGTGTCAGTAATGGTGCCTTCAGTTTGGTGGCAAACCATGATCAAGACCTTTGGTCTGCTATGTCGACCACACACATTGTTATCGTCCTGGTTACCCTGACGTTGATCGCGCTTGGTGTCTACTACATCATGACCTTCATTGGTGGCGCTATGTTCACCATGAACAAGGCGCTTAATACACTGGCATCCGGTGATTTAACCAGCCGTATGAACTTTTTCAAGGTACGTGATGAGTTTAGCGAAATCGCGATCACGATTGATAAGGTTGCCGAGCGTGAGCAAAACATGGTGATTTCAATTCAAGAGTCGATCGCGCTAATGCAACAAATCAGCTCCGACCTCAATCAGTCGAATCAGCAAAGCGCCGAGGTGTCTGGCACTCAGCAAGAACACTTGAACTCACTGGCCAGTGCCACTGAACAAATGGCATCGACCATTCGAGAAGTCGCCAACCTTGCTCACGATTCCAGCACCCAAACAGAAGATGCCCGTAGCGTTGCCAAACAAGGGCAACAAAAAGT
The sequence above is drawn from the Vibrio sinaloensis genome and encodes:
- a CDS encoding Bax inhibitor-1/YccA family protein; protein product: MNSPMFTRTSTQESALQTNKVLRNTYALLSMTLLWSAVVAGVSMAMNLPRPGLIIMLVGFYGLLFLTEKNRNNSMGLVFTFLFTGFLGYTIGPVLNAYIGAGMGDVVLMALGGTALSFMAASAYALTTKRDLSMMGGLMLSLFVVLVVGMIASFFIQSTILHLALSSLFIVFSTMAILMTTQGIIRGGETNYISATITLYVSIYNIFISLLSILGIMNDD
- a CDS encoding TusE/DsrC/DsvC family sulfur relay protein, translating into MFEYNGKQIETDAQGYLLNHTDWEEGMISILAEQEGIELTDAHLEVVHFVRDFYEEFNTSPAVRMLVKAMEKAHGPEKGNSKYLFKLFKQGPAKQATKLAGLPKPAKCL
- the yccX gene encoding acylphosphatase, with translation MEQSCEKFTVSGVVQGVGFRYHTAHQAMQLGLEGYAMNLANGDVEVVACGQQSKIDRLSTWLEQGSRTSHVDSVVREPISYKPYKGFKIL
- a CDS encoding methyl-accepting chemotaxis protein, with the translated sequence MKEIPFRWIDKYLIHLKIQEKFYLLFLLPVIALIVLTLVLDNTADQMLALLYQEELGLMRDLIEAGNLSKDQVAAIINSSDSVSFGSGAGAMSVSNGAFSLVANHDQDLWSAMSTTHIVIVLVTLTLIALGVYYIMTFIGGAMFTMNKALNTLASGDLTSRMNFFKVRDEFSEIAITIDKVAEREQNMVISIQESIALMQQISSDLNQSNQQSAEVSGTQQEHLNSLASATEQMASTIREVANLAHDSSTQTEDARSVAKQGQQKVGHTLGSISKLSQEIQSASEAVAELDANAAQIDEVITTINAISEQTNLLALNAAIEAARAGEQGRGFAVVADEVRALAGRTQQATVEIQTMIEALQRNSQSLTQLMETTVVNAAEGHELMSEVDVEIGSLAVKNQSISDSSMQIATAAEEQGVVADSIAASVEEIRVQADNVHNMISATNANITQLRSQSDQMEALLTGLKA